In Thermodesulfobacteriota bacterium, the genomic window ACCGGCAACCATGAGTACTACGTGGGGGTCGACCAGGCCCTGGACTTCACCCGGCGAGCCGGGTTCCGGGTCCTGCAGGGGGAGGTGGTGGAAGCCGGTCCCCTGGCCGTCGCCGGGGTCGACGACGCCACTGCCGCCGCCTTTGGCCAGCAGCCTTCCTTGCCGGAGGAGGCGCTGCTGGCGACGGCGCCGGCCTCACGCTTCCGCCTCTTCCTCAAGCACCGGCCCCAGGTGCACCCCGCCAGCCTGGGCCGCTTCGATCTGCAGCTGTCCGGGCACACCCACAAGGGCCAGATCTTCCCGTTCAGCATTGTCACGTGGCTCTACTACCCGGTGCACGCCGGGGTGCTGGCCCCGGTGGATGGCTGTTTTCTGTATGTCAGCCGAGGCACCGGCACCTGGGGCCCCCGGATCCGCTTCCTGAGCCCGCCGGAGATCACGATCATTGACCTGGTCCCGGCCGGACTGGCTGGCGTCGCTCCCGAGCCCTCGGCATAAAAAAACCCGAGCCCGACAGAATCCGGGCCCGGGGGCGGTTACTGGCCAGCCCGGTCTCTCAACGGCTCCAGGAAACCCGGATGGTCTTGTCGGCATCACCGTAGCGGAAGTTGAACTCGCCCTGGTAGGCCCTGGCCAGGGCCTCGCCGATGCGCCGGGCCACATGAACACCGGTGGTGGTAACCACGGTCTGCTCCGGTGTCTCGACAATCTCCATGATCCGCTCCATGGGCCTCTCCCGCCGCTCGTTCTCTCCCTCGTTGCGCACCAGATTCAGCAGCTCGCCCCGGTTCTTGGCATGGAACGGGCCGGAGATCTCGATGACGCCAGCAGGGAACTTGTCGGCCGCCCGCTGGCAGGCCGGGCAGATGATGCGCTGGGCCTCGTCTGGGCACTCTTTCCAGGCCCAGCGCCCATTCTGGTAGACGCAGGCGCAAACGACGCAGGCTGTTGGCTCCGGCCACTTCCCTGAGCCCTGATAGGCATCGTGCCGCTTCTGCTGGACCAGCCGGTCCCTTCTGCCCGTGCTCACGCTCCGCACCATATTCATGCCCTCCTTGCAGCCTGTTGTCGGATCGCTCCCCGGCCTCGGGTCGCCGGCCCCAGGGGAGCCCTCACGGTCAGGCTAGGAAAGGCTGAGCGGAGAAGTCAAGGAAAGAAAACGGAGGCCCATGCGCCTGGGCTTGGGCTCGGCCGGAGCGGCCGGGGGGCCGGGCGCGATCCAGGGGGTAGGCAGGGCACCGGGCGCCACCGAGGCCACCGCCTGCTGGAGCAAAGATCTCCCATGATCGCCTCGACCCGTCCGGCGGGCTACTGCCGTTCCATGAACTCCAGGGAAATGATCACCGTACGGTTCAGAGCCCGGCCTTCGGGCAGGGCGTTGTCGTAGGGTGGATCGGCCTCGCCGACGCCGCCGGCGGTGATCTGGCCGGGGGCGGCAACGCCGGAGCGGATGGTGGCGTCGTAGACCGCCTGGGCCCGGCGCTGGGAGAGGGCCAGGTTGTATGCGTCAGTGCCGATCATGTCGGTATGGCCGACGATCGCCAGCTGGGACTGAGGCAGCCCGGCCACCCGGCTGACCACCCGATCGACGATGATGGCGTTCACGCCTTTGAGCTCGGAGCGGTCGAACTCGAAAAGGATGAGGCCGTATTTCTCGATGACCTTGTAGTCCAGCCGCTGGGCGATCCGCTCCTGGCGCCGGATGACCTCGATGCGCAGGGGCACGCCGGTGGCCAACTGCAGCCGGTTCTCTTCCCGGTCGGTCACCGCCATCCGGGCGGAAAGCTGGCCCAGGGAGGCCAGACGGGCGAGGCCCAGGGTCTCGACGCCGAAGGTGAAGTCCGCCGGCGGCGGCCCCTGTCCCTGGACGCTGTCCAGAACCGTCTCCCCGCCCAGGAGCTGCATCTGCCAGGAGGCAACCCCGGCCTCCGCCTCGACGGCCGGGATCACCCGGATCTGTTTGGCGTCCACCGCCTCTTCGATATAGGTGCTCTTGATGACGTCCAGGATCGCCGGGTGGTCGGAGCGGATCTCCGCCCGCTGGTTCTCGGCCACCCCTTCCGGCACCCGGCTGGTGCTGGGCGCGTCGGGCAGGTTCTGGGCCGTGACCGAAAGCCGGGCCGGCTCGATCCCCCAGACATAGCGCAGATAGGCGGCCACCGCGTCGGCCCGGCTGCGGGACAGGGCCAGGGCACCCTTCTCCGGCCCGGTGTTGGCGTTGCAGCCGACGATGGTGACGCTGGCCTCGGGGTACAGCTGGAGCCGCCGGCCGATGACGTTCAGCACCTGGTGGTGCTTCTCCATGGTGCCGGTGAGCTTCTCCTCGGCAAAGCCGGCGGTCTCGCTCTGGCTGGCCAGGGTGACGTAGCGGGGGGGGATGGTGCTCGACCCGGCATCGAAGTACACCGCCGGCAGCATGGGCGAGCTGTCGACCACCGTGACCTCCTCGATCCGCACCACGGCCGGCGCCATGGCCAGGGTGCCGGCGGGCGGCGCCAGGAACCGGTAGGTGACCAGGTACTTGTGGAAGATGGTCGAGGCAAAGGACTTGAAGATGGGCAGGAAGTCCTCCACCCCTTTGGCCTTCTTGATCTGGCCGTGGTGGTCCTGGACAAAGGACTGCAGGAAGGGATCGAGGCCAGGCCGGTCCATGTAGTCCACGGCAAAGGCGGTGAAGTTGGCCAGGCCGGCGGTCGCGGCCGTGACCTGCGCCTCCTTGATCGTGCTGTTGATATCCTCCCCGTCCGAGAACACCACCATGAACTTCTGGTTCTTGGCCGGCATGGCGGCGGCGATCTCCAGGCCGGTCAGCATGGCATCCTTAAGATAGGTGCCGTCGGTGGTGATCCCCACCGAGTAGCGCTCGGCCAGGGCCTGGCTGATGGCCGCGGCGTCGCCGGAGCGGAACACCCGGGTGGAAGGCCGGGGCAGGTCAGGACCTGGGGCGCCCCCCCCGGGCCGCGGATCGACAAAGGTGACGACGGCCACGTCGTCGATGGGCCGGACCAGGGTCAAAAGCTCCTGCATGGCCGCAAGCACTGGGCCTACCGCCTGGCGGCGCTCCATGGAATAGGAATTGTCCAGTACCAGCACCAGGTTGAGCCCCAGGGGCCGTTCCTCCTTCAAGGGCTCCACGGACAGGACCTGAGCGGTCTTGGGTCCCCTGGTGATCATGAAGTCGTTCCGGGTCAGCCCCAGGACCGCCTCCCGCTGGGCATCCACCACCGAGACCACCAGCCGGCCCTCGTCCAGGATCTGAAAGCTGGGGCTGGCGTCCGGCCGGTTGACCCGAAGGCTCAGCTCTTCGAGCCCCGAGCCGTTCATGGCCCAGACAGGCATGGCGCAAACGAGCAGCAGGGCTGCCAGACCGCTCATGGTCAATCTCTTCGTCGTCATGATGACCTCCTTTCATGGATCACGTTGTGGCTTGCCGCCTTGGGTCAGGGCAGGCTGGCCAGCAAGGCCACCGGAAAGCGGCCGAGGACCTCGGCCAGCGGCAAAGCTGCCCGGCCTTGCCTTTGGCCGGCGGCGACGATCTCGCCGGTGAACAGGTTGTGGAACGAGGCCGCTGCGGTCCCCTCCGGCAGGAGCACCGCGGTGTCTCCCCAGGCGCTGCCCAGGGGGGGCCCAGGACCGGGCGCCAGCATGCCCATGACCAGCCGGGGCGCCACCACCAGGGCCAGGGACTCGCCCAGGGCCCGGGCAAAGGCGACGACCGACTCGGCGCCGGTACCGGCCGCCTTGAGGGGAAGATAGGCGCCCTCCTGAAAGAGGGCTCGCTCCTGGCGCCGGAAGCGCAAGGCCCTGGCGACAAGAAAGAGCTTGATGCGGCCGTCACGGCGGCTGGCGACCAGCTCCTCGGCCAGGGCGGTGGTGCCGATCTCCCGTTCCCGCTGCTCCAGGTCGGCCAGCATCCCCATGCGCAGCTCGAAATCCACCGGCTGCCGGTTGTCCGGATCCACCAGCCGCAGATACCACAGCTCGGTGCCCTGGTAGAGGTCCGGCACCCCGGGGCTGGCGATCTTGACCAGGGCCTGGGACAGGCCATAGGCCATGCCGGCCTCGGCGACCGGGGCCAGGAACCTTTGGAGACCGGCCAGAAAGCGGCTGGCGCGGACCGGGTCCAGGATGGCGGCCACGAAGGCGGCCACCGCCTCCTCGTGGCCGCGATGGGGGGAGATCCAGGAGCTGTTCACCTTCGCCTCCCGCACCGCTTTCTCCATGTAGCCCTGGATCCGGGCGGTGAAGACCTGCTGCCCTTGCCGATCCTGCGGCTCCAGAGGCCAGGCTCCCACCAGGGTCTGGTAGAGGAGGTACTCCTCGTTGCGGTCCGGGGCGAGACCGCCCTCCACAGCCCTCTTGTGGCGGCGGTTGAGGCGAGACCAGCGGCCCACCGCCTCCCGCCAGGCCTCCGGGATCTCGGTGAGGGCGGCGATCCGCACCCGCACATCCTCGCCCCGCTTGCTGTCGTGGGTCGTGGTGGCCAGCATTCCGTGCCGCTCCCCCCGGCTGCGCTCGATGTTCTGGCCATGGAAGGCCTCCAGGGAAAGACCGAACCGCTCCGGATCACCGCCGACCTCGTTGAGACAGGTCAGGCGGTTGGCCACGTAACAGGCGGTATCCTCCACGCCCTTGGCCATCACCGGGCCGGTAACCTGCTGGAAGCGCATGACGAAGTCCAGCCACCGCCGGCGCTCCTCGTCACTGATGCCCGGGGGGAAGCGCAGGAGGAGCACATCCCGGATGAACTCGAAGATGGAGGCGTTGAGGGCCGGGTTGCGGCGCCGGGCCCGGGCCACCGCCTGCTCGATGTAGCCCCGGTCCCGGTCGCTCACCGCCAGGCTGTTGATGTAGGTGCGGTAGACCGGGAAATGGGCGATCACCTCCACCAGGGCCTTGATCTGGCTGGGCAGGGTGAAGTCCCGGGTGTGGCGGTTGATCTCGGAAAGGACGTTCAGGTAATGACCCAGGGTGTTGACCTCGGCGGCCATGGAGACCTGCATGACCAGCTTCTTGCCGGCCACGGCGCTCTCGGCGAAGGACAGCTCGCTGCCGGTGAAACGGCGGTAAATTCGGTCGAAGGCCTTGGCCTGGCGGCTGTCCACGAAGATCCCCGTGAGGGCGTTGAGGAACCCATAGCCGGTCTCGCCAAAGATGGGCCAGTCGGCGGGCAGCCGCTCCCCCTTGGTGAGGATCTTCTCGCCCACCACGTAACAGGACCGCTCGGCGGCAGGCTCCGGCGAGTCCACCGGCGGTGGCAGCGGGCCCGCCGCCAGGGCACACTCCTCCTGGAGGCGCTGCAGATAGGCGGCCGGGTCATAGAGGCCATCGGCATGGTCCACCCGGAGGCCAGTGACCCGTCCTTCCCGCATCAGGGACAGGACCAGACGGTGGGTGTCGGCAAAAACCTGTGGCCGCTCGACCCGGATCGCGGCCAGGGCGTTGATGTCGAAGAAGCGGCGGTAGTTGATCTCCTCCATGGCCACCTGCCAATGGGACAGGCGGTAGACCTGCTCCCGGAGGAGGGCGTCCAGAAGGTCGAAGCTGACCGGGTCGCCGGGGCTGCCGTTCATCCGGACCACACTGGCGTCGATATGGCTGCGGACCGCCGGACCTTCCTG contains:
- a CDS encoding BCAM0308 family protein, translating into MVRSVSTGRRDRLVQQKRHDAYQGSGKWPEPTACVVCACVYQNGRWAWKECPDEAQRIICPACQRAADKFPAGVIEISGPFHAKNRGELLNLVRNEGENERRERPMERIMEIVETPEQTVVTTTGVHVARRIGEALARAYQGEFNFRYGDADKTIRVSWSR
- a CDS encoding OmpA family protein, encoding MTTKRLTMSGLAALLLVCAMPVWAMNGSGLEELSLRVNRPDASPSFQILDEGRLVVSVVDAQREAVLGLTRNDFMITRGPKTAQVLSVEPLKEERPLGLNLVLVLDNSYSMERRQAVGPVLAAMQELLTLVRPIDDVAVVTFVDPRPGGGAPGPDLPRPSTRVFRSGDAAAISQALAERYSVGITTDGTYLKDAMLTGLEIAAAMPAKNQKFMVVFSDGEDINSTIKEAQVTAATAGLANFTAFAVDYMDRPGLDPFLQSFVQDHHGQIKKAKGVEDFLPIFKSFASTIFHKYLVTYRFLAPPAGTLAMAPAVVRIEEVTVVDSSPMLPAVYFDAGSSTIPPRYVTLASQSETAGFAEEKLTGTMEKHHQVLNVIGRRLQLYPEASVTIVGCNANTGPEKGALALSRSRADAVAAYLRYVWGIEPARLSVTAQNLPDAPSTSRVPEGVAENQRAEIRSDHPAILDVIKSTYIEEAVDAKQIRVIPAVEAEAGVASWQMQLLGGETVLDSVQGQGPPPADFTFGVETLGLARLASLGQLSARMAVTDREENRLQLATGVPLRIEVIRRQERIAQRLDYKVIEKYGLILFEFDRSELKGVNAIIVDRVVSRVAGLPQSQLAIVGHTDMIGTDAYNLALSQRRAQAVYDATIRSGVAAPGQITAGGVGEADPPYDNALPEGRALNRTVIISLEFMERQ
- the treY gene encoding malto-oligosyltrehalose synthase, yielding MSEQHPPSLRLPSATYRLQLNRDLGFASASRLVPYLDALGITDLYASPLFKARPGSGHGYDIVDHHQLNPELGEAADYDRLCARLRERGMGQILDIVPNHMCVESPENAWWMDVLENGPSSPYAEVFDIDWQPVKGELANKVLLPVLGDQYGAVLENGELALVFQEGAFFLHYWQHRFPIIPKTYVQILSLDLPGLTAALGEDHPDLQEYESIITALRNLPLYTERDPERVAERYREKEVVKRRLWRLWQEGPAVRSHIDASVVRMNGSPGDPVSFDLLDALLREQVYRLSHWQVAMEEINYRRFFDINALAAIRVERPQVFADTHRLVLSLMREGRVTGLRVDHADGLYDPAAYLQRLQEECALAAGPLPPPVDSPEPAAERSCYVVGEKILTKGERLPADWPIFGETGYGFLNALTGIFVDSRQAKAFDRIYRRFTGSELSFAESAVAGKKLVMQVSMAAEVNTLGHYLNVLSEINRHTRDFTLPSQIKALVEVIAHFPVYRTYINSLAVSDRDRGYIEQAVARARRRNPALNASIFEFIRDVLLLRFPPGISDEERRRWLDFVMRFQQVTGPVMAKGVEDTACYVANRLTCLNEVGGDPERFGLSLEAFHGQNIERSRGERHGMLATTTHDSKRGEDVRVRIAALTEIPEAWREAVGRWSRLNRRHKRAVEGGLAPDRNEEYLLYQTLVGAWPLEPQDRQGQQVFTARIQGYMEKAVREAKVNSSWISPHRGHEEAVAAFVAAILDPVRASRFLAGLQRFLAPVAEAGMAYGLSQALVKIASPGVPDLYQGTELWYLRLVDPDNRQPVDFELRMGMLADLEQREREIGTTALAEELVASRRDGRIKLFLVARALRFRRQERALFQEGAYLPLKAAGTGAESVVAFARALGESLALVVAPRLVMGMLAPGPGPPLGSAWGDTAVLLPEGTAAASFHNLFTGEIVAAGQRQGRAALPLAEVLGRFPVALLASLP